A region of Mesorhizobium sp. M3A.F.Ca.ET.080.04.2.1 DNA encodes the following proteins:
- a CDS encoding ABC transporter ATP-binding protein gives MAIANGPKPAQDKDDSEVVLSVRDVTVAFGDKVILDKLSLDIKRGEILGFVGASGAGKSVLLRTILGLMPKQSGTIKLFNVDVDKASEADRLRIDMRLGVLFQHGALFSALTVLENVQVPMREYLDLPKKLMDELAMLKIELVGLPPDAAQKFPSELSGGMIKRAALARALALDPDIVFLDEPTSGLDPISAAEFDELVVKLRDTMDLTVYMVTHDLDTLFTACDHVAVLGKKKVLVEGTIDDMLKSEEPWVKSYFRGKRARQLDLAARA, from the coding sequence ATGGCGATCGCGAACGGACCCAAGCCAGCGCAGGACAAGGACGACAGCGAAGTCGTGCTTTCCGTGCGCGACGTGACCGTCGCCTTTGGCGACAAGGTCATCCTCGACAAGCTGTCGCTCGACATCAAGCGCGGCGAGATCCTGGGGTTCGTCGGTGCTTCGGGCGCCGGCAAGTCTGTGCTGCTGCGCACCATTCTGGGCCTGATGCCCAAGCAGTCAGGCACGATCAAGCTGTTCAACGTCGACGTCGACAAGGCAAGCGAAGCCGATCGCCTGCGCATCGACATGCGGCTCGGAGTCCTGTTCCAGCATGGCGCGCTGTTTTCGGCGCTGACGGTGCTGGAGAACGTTCAGGTGCCGATGCGCGAATATCTCGACCTGCCGAAGAAGCTGATGGACGAACTCGCCATGCTCAAGATCGAGCTGGTCGGCCTGCCGCCGGACGCGGCGCAGAAGTTTCCGTCCGAGCTCTCCGGCGGCATGATCAAGCGCGCGGCACTGGCGCGCGCGCTGGCGCTCGATCCCGATATCGTCTTCCTCGACGAACCGACATCCGGCCTCGATCCGATCAGCGCCGCCGAGTTCGACGAGCTGGTGGTCAAGCTGCGCGATACGATGGACCTGACGGTCTACATGGTCACGCACGACCTCGACACGCTGTTCACCGCCTGCGACCACGTGGCGGTGCTCGGCAAGAAGAAGGTGCTGGTCGAAGGCACGATCGACGACATGCTGAAGAGCGAGGAGCCGTGGGTGAAATCGTATTTCCGCGGAAAACGTGCTCGCCAACTTGATCTCGCGGCCCGCGCATAG
- the dgcA gene encoding N-acetyl-D-Glu racemase DgcA encodes MARVISVEPERFPIAGAFTISRGSKTEAEVITVTIAHEGHIGRGECVPYRRYGETMEGVREAIEAMRPRLAGGMDRAALLTAMPAGAARNAIDCALWDLEAKLSGRPVATRICAAQPHALETAYTLSLGEPEAMAAQARANATRPLLKVKIGGDNDLARIRAVTEAAPRSRIILDANEGWTDGNIEANLAFAAQLGIALIEQPLPAGRDGILREIAHPVPICADESVHEAKDLDSLVGLYDAVNIKLDKSGGLTEAVKLNERARELGFGIMVGCMVGTSLAMAPAVLLAQDADFVDLDGPLLLARDREPGLVYQGSLVSPPDRGLWG; translated from the coding sequence ATGGCGCGTGTCATTTCGGTCGAGCCGGAGCGCTTTCCCATCGCCGGCGCCTTCACCATCTCGCGCGGCTCGAAGACCGAGGCAGAGGTCATCACAGTCACAATCGCTCACGAAGGTCATATAGGGCGCGGCGAATGCGTCCCCTACAGGCGCTACGGCGAGACCATGGAAGGCGTGCGCGAGGCGATCGAGGCAATGCGTCCGCGCCTTGCAGGCGGGATGGACCGAGCCGCCCTGCTCACGGCCATGCCGGCCGGCGCCGCGCGCAACGCCATCGATTGCGCGCTGTGGGATCTGGAGGCCAAGCTGAGCGGCAGGCCAGTGGCAACCCGGATCTGCGCTGCCCAACCGCACGCGCTTGAAACTGCCTACACGCTCTCGCTCGGTGAGCCGGAAGCCATGGCCGCCCAGGCCCGCGCCAACGCCACGCGGCCTTTGCTCAAGGTCAAGATCGGCGGCGACAACGACTTGGCCCGCATTCGCGCGGTGACCGAGGCCGCTCCGCGGAGCCGGATCATTCTCGATGCCAATGAGGGCTGGACGGACGGCAACATCGAAGCCAATCTGGCCTTCGCCGCCCAACTCGGGATCGCGCTGATCGAGCAGCCTCTGCCCGCCGGCCGCGACGGCATCCTGCGCGAGATCGCTCATCCGGTGCCGATCTGCGCCGACGAAAGCGTGCATGAGGCAAAGGACCTCGATTCGCTGGTCGGCCTCTACGACGCGGTCAACATCAAGCTCGACAAGTCAGGCGGTCTGACGGAGGCGGTCAAGCTTAACGAACGCGCCCGTGAGCTGGGATTCGGCATCATGGTGGGCTGCATGGTCGGCACCTCGCTCGCCATGGCGCCGGCCGTCCTGCTTGCTCAGGACGCCGATTTCGTGGATCTCGACGGTCCGCTGCTGCTGGCCCGCGATCGCGAGCCAGGCCTGGTCTACCAGGGATCGCTGGTATCACCGCCGGACCGGGGACTGTGGGGCTGA
- a CDS encoding MlaD family protein — protein METRANYIIVGIFTLAAILAAFAFVYWTAAIGDRGETTLLRVRIPGSASGLGRGSFVLFNGVKVGDVKRVYIDVDNPTVAIADTEIDRMTPITKSTQADIGLAGLTGQANIELKGADPKEVKLLDQAEKEGKVAEIVANPSAVTNLLQTAQDIFTRADKVLSELEGFTRDVRGPLTQTVRNVQTFSDALAKNSDGIDKFLSSVSALSDELKGVSGKLDGTLKAAEGLLNSVDKDQIKSIVANVNTVTGNLKETSKQFDTVINNVNTAVGSINDFAQKTQGTLDKVNGVLDGIDPAEVRTALANIQKASDNANQAAADIAKVTNKFANRADDIDQTIKDAKQLAQRLNDASVRVDGILVKVDNLLGSGEANGVMADARATLKSFKEVADTLNARLGTITDNLARFSGQGLQNVEALVQDSRRSINRIEEAVTDLSRNPQRILTGGEGEVRQYDGRVRR, from the coding sequence ATGGAAACCAGAGCCAACTACATCATTGTCGGCATCTTCACGCTGGCCGCGATCCTTGCGGCCTTCGCCTTCGTCTATTGGACGGCCGCGATCGGCGACAGGGGCGAGACGACGCTGTTGCGCGTGCGCATCCCGGGTTCTGCTTCAGGCCTCGGCCGCGGCAGCTTCGTGCTCTTCAACGGCGTCAAGGTGGGCGACGTCAAGCGCGTCTATATCGACGTCGACAACCCGACGGTCGCCATCGCCGACACCGAAATCGACCGCATGACGCCGATCACCAAGTCGACACAGGCCGATATCGGGCTCGCCGGCCTCACCGGCCAGGCCAATATCGAGCTCAAGGGGGCCGATCCCAAGGAGGTGAAGCTGCTCGACCAGGCGGAAAAGGAAGGCAAGGTCGCCGAGATCGTCGCCAACCCGTCCGCCGTGACCAATCTGTTGCAGACGGCGCAGGATATCTTCACGCGCGCCGACAAGGTGCTGTCCGAGCTGGAAGGCTTTACCAGGGACGTCCGCGGTCCGCTGACCCAGACCGTCCGGAACGTGCAGACCTTCTCCGACGCGCTGGCCAAGAATTCCGACGGCATCGACAAGTTCCTGTCCAGCGTCAGCGCGCTCTCCGACGAGCTGAAGGGTGTTTCGGGCAAGCTCGACGGCACTTTGAAGGCCGCCGAAGGGCTGCTCAATTCCGTCGACAAGGACCAGATCAAGAGCATTGTCGCCAACGTCAACACGGTGACCGGCAATCTGAAGGAGACTTCGAAGCAGTTCGACACCGTCATCAACAACGTCAACACGGCGGTCGGCTCGATCAACGACTTCGCGCAGAAGACGCAAGGCACGCTTGACAAGGTCAATGGCGTGCTGGACGGCATCGATCCGGCGGAGGTGCGCACCGCATTGGCCAACATCCAGAAGGCCAGCGACAACGCCAATCAGGCCGCCGCCGACATCGCCAAGGTGACGAACAAATTCGCCAACCGGGCCGACGATATCGACCAGACGATCAAGGACGCCAAACAGCTTGCGCAGCGACTCAACGACGCTTCGGTGCGCGTCGACGGCATCCTGGTCAAGGTCGACAACCTGCTTGGCTCCGGCGAGGCCAATGGCGTGATGGCCGACGCCAGGGCGACGCTGAAATCGTTCAAGGAGGTCGCCGATACGCTGAACGCGCGGCTCGGCACCATCACCGACAATCTGGCCCGCTTCTCCGGCCAGGGCCTGCAGAATGTCGAGGCGCTGGTCCAGGACAGCCGCAGGTCGATCAACCGCATCGAGGAAGCAGTGACCGACCTCAGCCGCAATCCGCAGCGGATCCTGACGGGCGGCGAGGGCGAGGTCCGGCAATATGACGGCAGGGTGCGGCGTTGA
- a CDS encoding MFS transporter, whose amino-acid sequence MSLPPLSPEQLVKPSHFELRMSLIFATLFVSLGIHLPYFPLWLQAKGFHAEQIAVILAAPMFLRVVTTPMLTAFADRAKDRANVYIALVAASMIISAGYFLPATYAIVLAISLLLTIAWTPHSPMADSLALSGVRRFGSKYTGMRKWGSVSYLCANVVGGFILAQTGAKAVPAILFVALAAALIAGLLAPRMGRPRKASPLSAADLQHSAPSLFNAYFLYFTLGVGIITASHAFLYGFVSIYWKSIGIGDSVVGLLWAWGVVSEVGMFLFFNRIFASVSVTRVMMIAGFGAILRWIAFPMVWPLGLGVAGFFGVQTLHSVSVAMVLIGLQKMIGETVSEERTGAAQGIAYFFNGFFMAAVTLASGPLYERLGVDGFLVMIPIAIAGLALIGLAARSAPQSPVRR is encoded by the coding sequence ATGTCGCTGCCGCCACTTTCGCCCGAGCAACTCGTCAAACCGAGCCATTTCGAACTGCGCATGAGCCTGATCTTCGCGACATTGTTCGTGTCGCTTGGCATCCATCTGCCCTATTTTCCGCTCTGGTTGCAGGCCAAGGGTTTCCATGCCGAGCAGATCGCCGTCATCCTGGCGGCGCCGATGTTTCTGCGAGTGGTGACGACACCCATGCTGACCGCCTTTGCCGACCGGGCGAAGGACCGTGCCAACGTCTACATCGCGCTGGTCGCGGCATCGATGATCATTTCGGCCGGCTATTTCCTGCCGGCCACCTACGCGATCGTGCTGGCCATATCGCTGCTTTTGACGATCGCCTGGACGCCGCATTCGCCGATGGCCGATTCGCTGGCGCTGTCCGGCGTGCGCCGATTCGGCTCCAAATACACCGGCATGCGCAAATGGGGCTCCGTCTCCTATCTCTGCGCCAATGTCGTGGGCGGCTTCATCCTCGCGCAAACCGGAGCCAAAGCCGTGCCGGCGATCCTCTTCGTTGCGCTCGCGGCCGCGCTGATTGCGGGCTTGTTGGCGCCGCGCATGGGAAGGCCACGCAAGGCGTCGCCGCTGTCGGCGGCCGATCTGCAGCATTCGGCGCCGAGCCTGTTCAACGCCTATTTTCTCTATTTCACCCTTGGCGTCGGCATCATCACCGCCAGCCACGCATTCCTTTACGGCTTTGTGTCGATCTATTGGAAGTCGATCGGCATCGGCGACTCGGTCGTTGGCCTGCTTTGGGCTTGGGGCGTGGTGTCGGAAGTCGGCATGTTTCTGTTCTTCAACCGCATTTTCGCTTCCGTCTCGGTGACCAGGGTCATGATGATCGCGGGCTTCGGCGCCATCTTGCGCTGGATCGCCTTTCCGATGGTCTGGCCGCTCGGACTGGGTGTTGCCGGATTCTTCGGCGTCCAGACGCTGCATTCGGTGTCGGTGGCGATGGTGCTGATCGGCCTGCAGAAGATGATCGGAGAAACGGTGTCCGAAGAACGTACGGGTGCCGCGCAAGGCATTGCCTATTTCTTCAACGGCTTCTTCATGGCTGCGGTGACGCTCGCGTCCGGGCCGCTCTATGAACGTCTCGGCGTCGACGGGTTTCTGGTGATGATCCCGATCGCGATTGCCGGTCTTGCGCTGATCGGGCTTGCCGCGCGTTCAGCCCCACAGTCCCCGGTCCGGCGGTGA
- a CDS encoding ABC-type transport auxiliary lipoprotein family protein yields MTAGCGVDFGLRPPQEQGPQLRVDLTIRGQRGSRVKSTVRSGGVKSAALLLALSVAGCAALGGKPAPLDTFELSAPMVDAHGHSRRQILITQPSALKALDSQNIVIRPSDLSIQYLKGAQWADRLPLIVQARLAETFQRSGSFAGVGKPGEGLAIDYRIIAEVRTFEVRVNGGEHAEVDLFVRILNDRNGEVRAAKSFSASAPVSGSGNAAYVGALDSAFGQAAKDIVRWTDSVI; encoded by the coding sequence ATGACGGCAGGGTGCGGCGTTGACTTCGGCCTTCGCCCACCGCAAGAACAAGGGCCGCAATTGCGGGTTGATCTTACGATCCGGGGACAACGGGGATCTCGCGTGAAGTCGACTGTCAGATCGGGCGGAGTGAAATCGGCCGCGCTGCTGCTTGCGCTCTCGGTCGCCGGCTGCGCGGCGCTGGGCGGCAAGCCGGCGCCGCTCGACACATTCGAATTGTCGGCGCCGATGGTCGACGCGCATGGCCACAGCCGCCGCCAGATCCTGATCACCCAGCCGTCGGCGCTCAAGGCGCTGGACAGCCAGAACATCGTGATCAGGCCATCCGATCTGTCGATCCAGTATCTCAAGGGCGCGCAATGGGCGGACCGCCTGCCGCTCATCGTGCAGGCCAGGCTCGCCGAAACCTTCCAGCGGTCCGGCAGCTTTGCCGGCGTCGGCAAGCCGGGCGAGGGGCTGGCGATCGACTATCGGATCATCGCCGAGGTGCGAACCTTCGAAGTTCGCGTCAATGGCGGCGAGCATGCCGAGGTCGATCTGTTCGTGCGTATCCTCAACGATCGCAATGGCGAGGTGCGCGCTGCCAAGAGCTTCAGCGCGAGCGCGCCGGTATCCGGCAGCGGCAACGCCGCCTATGTCGGCGCGCTGGACAGCGCCTTCGGCCAAGCGGCGAAGGACATCGTCCGCTGGACGGATTCGGTGATCTGA
- a CDS encoding ABC transporter permease — translation MLNIRKRDASRTASGEANHQPRVAVGEEDGVLGCAFSGVWTTRTVALIDADMRKVEKRSGAKSLILDLSKIEKIDTAGAWLIDRLASAFEKKGVEVHLQGQSEVASILLGAVGDAVRRERESGPAGPPNIILRALELVGRRVFEMRDDFFASMNILGATIRGAQMKLGRGHAVNPAAIFNQIDRMGVGAIPVVVLMSAIVGAIVAQQGAYQLSYFGADIFVVDLVGVLILRELGVLMTAIMLAGRSGSAITAEIGSMKMREEVDALKVIGLNPIGVLVFPRLVALVIALPCLTIVANFAALAGGIVAAWLYSDIPPAAFLDRLRVAIDISTIFAGLIKAPFMAMIIGIIASVEGMKVGGSAESLGQHVTASVVKSIFVVIILDGLFAMFYAAIEF, via the coding sequence ATGTTGAACATCCGCAAACGCGACGCAAGCCGCACGGCCTCCGGTGAAGCCAATCACCAGCCGCGCGTCGCCGTGGGCGAGGAGGACGGCGTTCTCGGCTGTGCGTTCTCCGGCGTCTGGACCACGCGCACCGTAGCGCTGATCGACGCGGATATGCGCAAGGTCGAGAAGCGCAGCGGCGCAAAAAGCCTGATCCTCGATCTTTCCAAGATCGAGAAGATCGACACCGCCGGCGCCTGGCTGATCGACCGTCTCGCCAGCGCCTTCGAGAAGAAGGGTGTCGAAGTCCACCTGCAGGGGCAGAGCGAAGTCGCTTCGATCCTGCTCGGCGCGGTTGGCGATGCGGTCCGCCGCGAGCGCGAATCAGGCCCGGCCGGCCCGCCCAACATCATCTTGCGCGCGCTGGAACTGGTCGGCCGACGCGTCTTCGAGATGCGCGACGACTTTTTCGCGTCGATGAACATCCTTGGTGCCACCATCCGGGGCGCGCAGATGAAGCTCGGCCGCGGCCATGCCGTCAATCCGGCCGCCATCTTCAACCAGATCGATCGCATGGGCGTCGGCGCCATCCCCGTGGTGGTGCTGATGTCGGCCATCGTCGGCGCCATCGTGGCGCAGCAGGGCGCCTATCAGCTGAGCTATTTCGGGGCCGACATTTTCGTCGTGGATCTCGTCGGCGTGCTGATCCTGCGCGAACTCGGCGTGCTGATGACGGCGATCATGCTGGCGGGCCGCTCGGGAAGCGCCATCACCGCCGAGATCGGCTCGATGAAAATGCGCGAGGAAGTCGACGCGCTGAAGGTGATCGGGCTCAACCCCATCGGCGTGCTCGTCTTTCCGCGGCTGGTGGCATTGGTGATCGCGCTGCCATGTCTGACGATCGTCGCCAATTTCGCCGCCCTTGCCGGCGGCATCGTTGCTGCCTGGCTCTACTCCGATATTCCGCCGGCCGCATTCCTCGACCGGCTGCGTGTCGCCATCGACATCAGCACGATTTTTGCCGGGCTGATCAAGGCACCCTTCATGGCCATGATCATCGGCATCATCGCCTCGGTCGAAGGCATGAAGGTGGGCGGCAGCGCCGAATCGCTGGGCCAGCACGTCACCGCCTCGGTGGTGAAGTCGATCTTCGTCGTTATCATCCTCGACGGGCTGTTCGCCATGTTCTATGCGGCGATCGAGTTCTGA